In Francisella orientalis FNO12, the sequence GCTAAAATTGATGAGTCTTCTGTAGATTTAGAAATTGCAGAAAATGTTGTTGTTAAAATTCAAAGAAACGCAGTAGCTAATATTCTACCTAAAGGTGCTACTAAAGCTTAATAAGCTAAATTTCTATAAAGTCTTTTAATTTTTTTCTTTTTAGTAAAGGAATTTTCAATGAGTAATAACAGAGGCCTGCCTATAAATCAATTTCCTTTATGGAAGAATCTTTTGATAGTGATTGTATTAGCTCTAGCACTTTTCTATGCCTTACCAAATGTGTTTGGTAAAAGTCCAGCTTTACAGATTTCTCAGAAAGATGGTAATGTAAGTACACAACTTATCAAAAGTATTGAAGATACTCTTAATGCTGACAAAATTGTATATCAAAGAGCTGAACTATCGGATGATAAAAGTAATGTTGCGATTATCTTCAAAGATGTAGAAGAGCAGCTAAAAGCTAAAAAAGCTCTCAAAGAAAGTCTAGGAGATCAGTATATTATAGCTATGAATATGCTTTCGAATTCTCCAAGTTGGTTATCTGCGCTAGGCGCTAACCCTATGAATTTAGGATTAGATTTACGTGGTGGTATGTATTTGATGTTAGAAGCTGATACAAATACTGCGATTAATGCTCAGTTAGATAATTCTTTAAATACAATTCTTAGTGCTGCGAAAGATAATAATATAAATATTGTCAGTTCTACAAAAGCTGAAGAGAAATCGATAGTAAAAGTTCTACAAGACTATATAGATAATGGTTTTATTTCCGTTACTTTAGCAAACTCAGCAGGCGTTGATCAGCTAAAACAATATTTGAATAATGAATTTAGAAAAACTCAAGATCCTAATATAATCTACAGTGTAAAAGATAATACGACATTTATATCTTATAATAGTGCAAAAATTTTACAACTTAGACAAGATGCTATATCACAAGTTGTGACAGTTATGCGTAATCGTATTAATGCTTTAGGTGTTGCAGAAGCATCTGTGGCTCAGGCTGGTGATAATCGTGTAGTAATTGAAATACCAGGTATGCAAGATGCAACTCAAGCTAAGCAAATTCTAGGTGGTACATCCACAGCTAGTTTTTATTTGGTTAGTCCTGTTACGGATAGGTTAGCTGCAGAAGAGCAGGGTTATAAGGTTTATGCTTTAGATAATGGTAGAGGCTATCAAAGTTACTATAGTTTAAGAGGAGCGCCTGTAGTAGGAGGAGTTGATATTATTGGCGCAAGTCCTTCTATCGATCATCAGACGGGTACTCCGATTGTTGTGGTTGAGCTCGATAGAAGTGCAGCAAGCAACTTTAGACAAATAACGGGCAATAATATTGGTAACCCAATGGGTGTAATGCTTGTTAATACAACTTATGAAAAAGTTAAAGATAAAGATGGTAAAGAGAAAAATGTAGTAAATAAGACTGAAAAGCTAATCAACGTTGCTACAATTCAGTCAGCTCTTGGCTCTCAGTTCCAAATTACAGGATTAAATCAAAAAGAAGCAAATAATCTTGCGCTGATGATTAAAGCAGGTGCGCTACAAGTGCCAGTACATATAGTACAAGAAACACAAATTGGTCCAAGTTTAGGTAAAGATAATATCGAAAAAGGTATGTTATCTATTGTGGTAGCTCTGATTGCTGTTATAGTCTTTATCTTAGTTTATTATAGAGTCTTTGGTGTTATAGCTAATATAGCTCTTGTAATGAACTTAGTATTGATTGTTGCTGTGATGTCAATCATACCAGGTGCTACACTTACATTACCAGGCATAGCAGGTATTGTACTAAACTTGGGTATGTCAATAGACGGTAACGTACTTATATTTGAGAGAATCAGAGAAGAAATTAGAGCTGGTATGCCACGTCAAAGCGCGATTCATATTGGCTACGAAAAAGCATTTACAACTATTGTCGATTCAAATATTACAACTTTGATTGTTGCTATTATTTTGTTCTTCATAGGTAGTGGTGCAGTCAAAGGTTTTGCTATAACTCTAATGATTGGTATTGTAACATCTATGTTTACATCAGTAACTGTCTCTAGAGCAATGACAAACTTTGTGTATGGTAAGAGAAAGAAATTAGAAAAAATTTCTATAGGTATATAATTTTAGGTTGGATTTATAATGGAATTTTTTAAACAAAAAATAAATATAGACTTCTTAGGAATAAAAAAATATACAACAGCTTTCTCTGTTTTAATGATTGTTGTGTCATTATTTTTCATATTCACAAAAGGACTAAATCTAGGTTTAGATTTTACAGGTGGTTATCAGGTACAAATTCAAGCAACTAGTGTACAAAACTCAGCAACAATATCTGAAAAGTTAGAAAAAGCTGGTTTTGAACATACTACAGTTACAACTTTTGGCGAAAATAATAACTATCTTATTAAATTTACACCAGATGAGGTTAATTCAAAAACTAGTAGTTTAGATAGTGCCCAGCAGTATCTTAAACAACAGGTTGAGAACTCTCTTGATGCTAAAGTTTTGAGTGTCAATTATATAGGTCCACAAGTAGGTAAAGAGTTAGCTAGTAATGGTGTTTTGGCTATCATAATTGCAATGGTATGTATTTTGATATACATCAGTGCTAGATTTGAGATGAAGTTCGGTATTAGTGCATGTGTTGCGTTGATACATGACCCAATTGTGATTCTAGGTATCTTTGCAGCATTTCAATTAGAGTTTGATTTGACTGTTTTAGCAGCAATATTAGCAGTGATAGGTTACTCACTAAATGATACTGTTGTGATATATGATAGAGTGCGTGAAAACTTTAGAAAAATGCGTAACGCTAATGTAGCTGAAGTAGTTAATAAAAGTATTAATGATACCTTGTCTAGAACAATTTTAACTTCTGGATTAACGATGTTGGTTGTGGTTGTGCTTTATCTATTTGGTGGTAGCTCAGTGCATAACTTCTCATTAGCTTTAATATTAGGTATTGTAGTTGGTACATACTCATCTGTATATGTTGCGGGTGTTGTGGCTGTAGCGCTAGGTTTAAACAGAGAATCTTTACTTCCTAAGCAAGTATCAAAAGAAGATATGCCAATACTTTAATATTTATTAATGTTAGTTATATAGCTAAATAGTGTATAATTTAAGAGATAAATTTAAAAAAGGATTAATAAATGAAAAAAATAGTTTTAGCTTCATTAGCTATATCTTTAGGACTATCATCAGGCTTTGCAATGTCAAAGAGTGAACCTGCAGAAACTCCAAAAACTGCGGAAGTTTCACAGCAGTCAGAAAAGCTTGTAGATATATATGCTAAAGACGATCAGTCTTCTGAAGTTAAAGGACAAATTGGTTTAAATAATCAAGATAACTATAATATTTTTTACTGTAAGCAAAATAACTGGTGTGAAGTTGTTAATAAAGACAATGGAGATACTGGATGGATTAGTTTAGAGCAGTTAAAACAAGCTCAACAAAAGGTTGCTAAAATAATGCGGAAGAAAAATGCAGTTAAAAGATTAGAGGAATATATGGTTATTCAAGATCAAAAAATTGCCCAATTATATGCGATGATGACTCAACAACAGCAAGAATTTGCTAAAATTATAGAGCAACAACAAGCCCAAATTAATCAGTTGAAGCAGGCATATTACTACCGATAGTATATTCTTGTCTTATGGGAGCTATATGACCACAAAAAAATTATTACCAGTTGCAAAAGGCAAATCATTACCAGTTGTATCTGATAATAACCTTAGTTCTTATCTTAACTTTGTAAATTCATTACCTATACTTTCTGTCGAAGAAGAGCTGGAACTTGCTAGACGATATAAATATCAAAAAGATTTAGATGCAGCTCAGCAACTTGTTTTATCGCATCTTCGTTTTGTTACCAAAATTGCGCGTAATTTTTCAGGTTATGGCTTATCGATAGCAGATCTTATCCAAGAGGGTAATATTGGTCTAATGAAGGCTGTGAGTAAGTTTGATCCAGATCAAGGTGTCAGACTGGTATCATTTGCAGTACATTGGATTAAAGCAGAAATGCATGATTATGTCCTTAAAAATTGGAAGATTGTTAAAGTAGCTACTACAAAAGCTCAGCGTAAGTTATTTTTTAATCTTAGAAGTAGTAAAGATAAGATTGGTTGGTTAAGCTCAGAAGATATCAAGCAATTAGTAGAAGAGCTAGGTGTCAAAGAAGAAACAGTTATCGAGATGGAAAAGAGAATGTGTCAAGGAGATGCAAGTCTTGATTTACCATATACTGATGATGAGGGTGGGCAGTCTAATCAACAAAGTTTGTATTTGGAAGATAAATCTTCAGATATAGAACATCAAATAGTTCAACAAGATTATTATGATAATTTCAAAGCAATAGTAAAAGATGTGATAAGTGGTTTTGATACACGTACTAAAGATATTATTATGTCGCGCTATTTGCTTGATACAAAAGCAACTCTACAAGATCTAGCTGCTAAGTATAATATTTCTGCCGAAAGAGTGCGTCAAATCGAAGAAGAAGCACTCATTAAGCTTAGAAAAGCTATAAAAAATAGGTCTTAGGTTTTTAGTTTTTTTGACTATTAATTATTCAAAAAAATAGTAGCACTTATGTTAATATAATTATCAATATTGTTTTTATTTATTTGATTAATGAAAGATTTTATACCTAAGGTAAAATCAAAAATAAAACCCTCAGTTTATTTAGATGGTTCAAAGAGTATATCTAATAGATCTTTGATAATTGCCGCTATGGCACAAGGTCAAACAACATTTACAAATTTACCCAATAGTGCTGATGTACTATCATGTGTTGGTGCATTAAAAGAGCTAGGCTGTCAACTAGAGCATAGTCAAGAATCTAAAGCTTTGGTTATACAAGGATGTAGTGGAAAATTTGTAAACTCAAATGCAAAAATATTTTGTAATGAGTCAGGTACTTTGACAAGATTTATAATCCCTATGTTAGCTGTACAAGCTACAGGTCAGTACTATGTATACGCAAAGCAAAGAATGATGGATAGACCTTTAGCAGATCAGTTAATACCACTTAAAAAGCTAGGTATGTCAGCATTCTATCATCAAAAAGAGCATGCTATGCCTCTTACAATTGAAGCGAAGTTATTAAATGGTGGTAATATCGAAGTAGATGGTGCTAAGAGTTCTCAGTTTGCATCAGGTTTGCTTATGGCAGCTCCATTTATGACTAATGGCTTGCAACTAAACTCTGTCACAGATCATAAGCAACCATATTTAGAGATGACAGCTAAAGTAATGGCTGAGTTTGGTATAAATGTAAATATTAATGGAAGTATTTATAGTGTAAATAACTCTAGTTATGTTTCTCCAGATAAATATGTTGTTGAGCCTGATGTTTCGACTGCATCGTATTTTTGGGCGTTTGCTGCTATTACTGGCTCAGCTATTAAGGTTATGAATGTAACGCAAAAATCTAAGCAAGGCGATATTAAATTTTTAGAAGTGCTAGAGAAAATAGGATGTCAGGTTAATTACTTTGATGATGGTATAGAAGTTGTAGGTACAGATAGTTTAAGTGGTATTGAAGTTAATATGCGTAATTTTTCTGATACCTTTATGACACTTGCTGCTATTGCATGCTTTGCAAATTCTGATACTCATATTTCAGGACTTAGTCATACTAGAGGACAGGAGTCAGATCGTGTTGATGCTATAGCAGAAGGACTTACAAAACTTGGCATCTATGTTGAGACAACCCAAAATAGTATCTTAATATCTCCGGCAAGAAGCAAATTTAAACCAGCTGAAGTTGATAGTCATAATGATCATCGTATCGCTATGTCGTTAGCATTGTTAGGATTAAAATATGATGGTGTTGTAATAAATAATGCAGGGGCGGTTAGCAAAACATGTCCTAACTATTTTGATAGAATGAGAAGCTTAGTAGGTTCGTGATGACAAATAAAGAGCGTATTATCACCAGATATTTAAGTCAAAGATGGTATAAGAAGGCTCTTATTATCACACCTAAGGAGCAAAACTATTTTTATAAGATAAATGTTCTAAAGCTCGTGGCTTGTTCCGGCTATCTAAAAAATGAGCCTCCGCTAGGGTGTGTATTTGATGTAGAGGCTTGGCCTTTTGAGCATAAGTTTTTTGATCTTATCATATTGGATGAGAGTTTTATAAATTGTCCAGCTTTAATGAAAGTAATATTCAATCAGCTTCATTTCTGTCTAGCAGATGATGGTGAGGTTATTGTCGCTTGTTCAGGCAATATTAGCCTATATAGTCTATTATCAAGATTTATCTCAAATGGTTTTATTAGCAAGAGAGTTAGGTTCATAAACTATACTGGTAACTTTATAGTAAATATGTTCAAAAGAATTTTTAGTAAATATTTTGTAGTGGTTTTTAAAAAGGATAATTACTTCTCCATTGATCCGCTTAGTGTCGGAGAGCTAATTAAAGAACCTACAAAGTCAGAAGTGGCTAAAATATACAGTGGTGGTTGTGCTAAGGAAGTATATGGGAATTTTCACAAAGAAAAATAATGTAATTGCTTATACAGATGGAGCATGTAAAGGTAATCCAGGTATGGGCGGTTGGGGAGCTATCTTGAGTTATAACGGTGTTGATAAAGAGATTTATGGTGCCGAAAAAGATACAACAAATAATCGAATGGAGCTAATGGCAGCAATCAAAACTCTACAAGCTCTGAAAAGAAAATGCGATATAACGATCTATACAGATTCTAAATATCTCCAAAATGGCATTAATCAGTGGTTAGCAAATTGGAAGGCTAATGATTGGAAGACAGCAGCCAAAAAAGAAGTCAAAAATAAATATCTTTGGCAAGAGTTAGATAGTTTGACAGTCAAGCACAATGTAACTTGGAGCTGGGTAAAGGGTCATAGTGGTAATCAAGGTAATGAAAAGGCTGATGAGTTGGCAAATAAAGCAATCGCTGAATTGACAGGAAAATAAATATGAATAATTACTCTAATAAAAAAATTCTGGTTTTATATACTGGTGGTACTATAGGGATGATTAGTACTGAACAAGGCTATGATGTTGAACTGGGCTATCTAACAAAAACCATAGCTGGAATTAGAGATTTTTATCATTATGATATGCTAGAGTTCGAGATTAAAGAGTATAGTGATCTTATTGATTCATCAAACATTGATCCAAAAAGATGGATTTCGCTAGCACAAGATATATTGAGTAATTATGCTAGTTATGACGGTTTTGTGATTTTGCATGGTACAGACACTCTTGCTTATACGGCATCGGTATTATCTTTCATCTTGGGTGAAATTGATAAGCCAGTTATTGTTACAGGCTCGCAAATACCAATCTCTAAAATTAGGTCAGATGCTATATCAAATATCCTTAATAGTCTAATTTTTGCATGTAATGATGATATCAAAGAAGTTTGTGTCTATTTTAATCAAAAGTTAATGCGTGGTAATAGAACTACGAAAGTATCAGCGACAGATTTTGATGCTTTTGGATCACCGAATTATCCTACTCTAGCAAAAGTTGGTATAGATATCGTAGTCAAGCATAAAAGATTATGGCAAAGACAAAAGTCATTTAATATACCAAAATTAGATACATTTACAATTCCTAAAGTTGCAATATTACAAGTTTATCCTGGTATGAATAGTGATATGCTATCTGCTATTGTTGAGCAACCATTACAGGGATTAATTCTCAAAACTTATGGTTCTGGTAATATAATGAATGATCCAGAAATTTATGCGACTCTCAAGAAGGCTAGTAATAAGGGTGTTGTTATAGTTAATTGTACGCAGTGTTTGTATGGTGGTGTCAAAATGGCTACATATAAAGTTGCAAGAGGGTTGATTGATGTTGGTGTGATTTCAGGTTATGATATGACTGATGAAGCGGCATGTGCTAAGCTTTTTTATTTGTTAGGTCAATCTAATATTTCTCTACAAGAGATCAAGGGAGCTTTTGATACTTCTTTGCATGGTGAAGTAACGTTGCTATAGCGTTCATAAAAACTTGTTTATTTTATGATGTTAATATAGTATATTAATACATGAAAAAAATTCACTTATAAGTAAGGGGGGGGACTAATAATGAGCAATATTTCTGAATTAATAAAAGGCAACAGAGCATGGGCTGAACAAATCAAAAAAACTAATCCTGAGTTTTTTGAAACTTTATCAAAAGGCCAATCTCCAGAATATTTTTGGATAGGTTGTTCTGATAGTCGTGTACCTGCTAACCAAGTTTGTGGTTTGGTTTCTGGTGATGTTTTTGTACATCGTAATGTTGCAAATGTTGTTTCACTTACAGATTTAAATTGTTTGTCGGTGTTGCAGTACGCGGTAGAGGTTTTAAAAGTCAAAAAAATCATAGTATGTGGTCACTATGCATGTGGTGGTGTTGAGACTGTTGTTAAAGATAAGAGCTATGGTTTGATTGATAACTGGTTAACATCTATCCATGAAGTTAAAGAACAGAGTAAAGAATTTATTGAAGAAGCTCTAGCTTGCTATAAAGGTAATGAAGAAGAATATATGAAGAAAAAAGTTGATATGATGTGTGAGTTAAACGCAATTCACCAAGCTTTAAATCTTTGTAAAACTACAGTTGTTAAGAATGCTTGGGCAAAAGGTTTGAAATTCACTATTCATGCAGCTATCTATGGTGTGAGTGATGGTAAATTATTTGAAATTGGTGGTGGTGTAGGCTCTAGAGAAGAGATGGATGCTACTTATGCTGAAGCTATTGAAGCCATTAAGTCTAGATATTGTCAAACTCAATCTTGTTCATTGTAATTCTTCTTTCTTATAGAAAAATCTTATTATTAATCATATTATATAAAATATATGTGATTAAAAATCTTTTGAATATCATATTCTGAAGCGGATACTAAAGCAAAACTAATAACCCCGAAAGTTATTAAAGATAGTGGTTGGATTACCCCTTCAATTTGGGATAGTTTCGGAACTTGCTAATGATTTTGGTGGCATGGAACAATTAAAAGAAGGCTATTTGCAGTTGCAAAGGGAGATTTATAGGTGGGTGATATAAGTAGCAAAAAATTTTCACTAGAAGTTATTAGAATAATAAAAAATGCTTTGAGCAATGTTTTTTGGTTCAAAAAGAGTCTAGAGGAGTTTATAAGAAGTGTAACCAATGATACAAATATTTTATTTCACCAACTAAAAGAGAAATAGTATCTCTATATATTGATATATTGATATATTGTGACTAATAACCAAAAGAAATATTTTGATGAAATTTTATGTATTATAGAGTGTTTGTGTGATGGGAGTGATTTTTCTGAGTTAGAAAGGAATGAAAGGCAAGAATAAATTATAGAAGTTAAAAGAAATATAGAGCTATTAAAAGCAAAGTCTCAGAGTTTCTTTGAATATAAAATTTCTGAAGAAAATAGAAAAAAGCTAAAGAAAATTATCAATTAAGGCTAAATAGTAAGAAATTTTTCATAGAAGAATTAAATAGAATAAAGCAGGTTTATACAAACTCTCTTTCTCAAGAGCCACAAAAAAGAGGTTATACATTAGAAAAGATATTATTTGATATTAATAAACTATTTGATTTAGATCCTAGAGCATCATATAAGCGTGAAGGGGAACAGATTGATGGTGTATTTTGTTTTGAATCTCAAGAGTTTTTATTAGAAACTAAATTTTATAAAACCCCTGTTAATCATGACAGTGTTATTCTATTTTATAAGTAAAGTCGAGTCTAAATTAGAAAATACATTGGGTATATTACTATCTATTGAAGGGTTTACTGAAAATGCAATTAAAAAGGCTAATAATCAAAATATAATTCTTATGAGTGGGGAAGATTTATATTATGTATTGGATAATAAGATAGACTTTAGGGATTTATTGCATAAGAAAAAAAAGCATGCTCATCAAACAGGTAAAAGCTTTATTACAATTAGAGAAATCTTATAAATTAAAAATTAATATCTTAGGATCAATCAATTTCGACCCTAATTTAAAAATGAGGGTTTGCTCCTATAAAAATACTACCTCGTCATATAGCGACTGCCACTCCTTAAATATTTTGAATGGGAATTGGTTTTTAGCTAAAATTTGAGTTATTCCCCTTCGAGTGTCGAAGGGGTGGGCTGCGAAGCAGGTCGGGGTAGTTGTAAATCAAACGAAATACTGCTGAGATAGATAAACTAATAAAATGAGATTGAAAGTATTTTATACAAAATATAGGCTATTATAGCTGTTGTAATATTAATAAAGAACACAGCTTCAATGTATTGGCTATAAATCTGACCACTAAATAGCGTAAGAGCATCTAATAATGTATAAATAGCAAAGAATATTAAACAAGCTGCTTTGAATTCTCTATTTTTAAATAGTGCTAGAATTGAGAATAAAAAGATGGCTAATTCAAAAATTCCTATCTGAAAAACAGCAGGAGTATAAATCCATCCTTGAAATTTACTAATACTATCCCCATCTACTAAATATGTAAAACTGTTGATACAAGCATATGGACTTATATTGAAAACAATAAAGTAGTTAGCATAGATATTTTCATGATGTTTACTATATATAATGCTAGAGTGTAAAAAGGCTATTATAAAAGGTGATATTAATAAACAAATACTTATAATTACAGTTACCATAAGTCGCTTAAATTTGTAGAAAATAGCTAGATTTTACAACAAATGCTTTGGCTTGTCATATATTTAATAATAAACATATAGACAATCTAATAGATGATAGTTAAAATTTGCTACTAGAAAATCGTTAAATAAATAAAAGGAAAACTTAATGATGCAAGTTACTGTAGAGAAGAAAGAAGGTATCCATTGTTCACTATTGATCGAAGTACCAGCTAATGAAGTTGATAGTATCGTTACAAAAGAAATTAACAAAACAGCAAAAACTATCAAGATGGATGGTTTCAGACCTGGTAAAGTACCTGCAGGTATGGTTGAGAAGAAGTATGGTGAGCAAATCCGTATGGAAGTAATCTCTGACTTGATTCCTCAAAAATACTCAAAAGCTATTCAAGACGAGAAATTAGCTGTTGCTGGTATCGAAGTAGAATTAAAAGAAAATAAAAAACGTGAGCCTCTTAAGTTTGTTGCTAATCTTGAACTTTTTCCAGAATTCGAAGTAACTGGTTTTGAAAAAATTGAAGTTCAAAAGCCAGTTGTTGAGCTAACTGACAAAGAAGTTAAGCAAATGATTGAAAATCTTAGAAAGCAGTTAGCTACATTCGCAGAAGTAGAAAGAGCTGTTCAAAAAGATGATAAGGTAGTGATTGACTTTGTTGGTAAGAGAGAT encodes:
- the secD gene encoding protein translocase subunit SecD, whose amino-acid sequence is MSNNRGLPINQFPLWKNLLIVIVLALALFYALPNVFGKSPALQISQKDGNVSTQLIKSIEDTLNADKIVYQRAELSDDKSNVAIIFKDVEEQLKAKKALKESLGDQYIIAMNMLSNSPSWLSALGANPMNLGLDLRGGMYLMLEADTNTAINAQLDNSLNTILSAAKDNNINIVSSTKAEEKSIVKVLQDYIDNGFISVTLANSAGVDQLKQYLNNEFRKTQDPNIIYSVKDNTTFISYNSAKILQLRQDAISQVVTVMRNRINALGVAEASVAQAGDNRVVIEIPGMQDATQAKQILGGTSTASFYLVSPVTDRLAAEEQGYKVYALDNGRGYQSYYSLRGAPVVGGVDIIGASPSIDHQTGTPIVVVELDRSAASNFRQITGNNIGNPMGVMLVNTTYEKVKDKDGKEKNVVNKTEKLINVATIQSALGSQFQITGLNQKEANNLALMIKAGALQVPVHIVQETQIGPSLGKDNIEKGMLSIVVALIAVIVFILVYYRVFGVIANIALVMNLVLIVAVMSIIPGATLTLPGIAGIVLNLGMSIDGNVLIFERIREEIRAGMPRQSAIHIGYEKAFTTIVDSNITTLIVAIILFFIGSGAVKGFAITLMIGIVTSMFTSVTVSRAMTNFVYGKRKKLEKISIGI
- the secF gene encoding protein translocase subunit SecF yields the protein MEFFKQKINIDFLGIKKYTTAFSVLMIVVSLFFIFTKGLNLGLDFTGGYQVQIQATSVQNSATISEKLEKAGFEHTTVTTFGENNNYLIKFTPDEVNSKTSSLDSAQQYLKQQVENSLDAKVLSVNYIGPQVGKELASNGVLAIIIAMVCILIYISARFEMKFGISACVALIHDPIVILGIFAAFQLEFDLTVLAAILAVIGYSLNDTVVIYDRVRENFRKMRNANVAEVVNKSINDTLSRTILTSGLTMLVVVVLYLFGGSSVHNFSLALILGIVVGTYSSVYVAGVVAVALGLNRESLLPKQVSKEDMPIL
- the rpoH gene encoding RNA polymerase sigma factor RpoH — translated: MTTKKLLPVAKGKSLPVVSDNNLSSYLNFVNSLPILSVEEELELARRYKYQKDLDAAQQLVLSHLRFVTKIARNFSGYGLSIADLIQEGNIGLMKAVSKFDPDQGVRLVSFAVHWIKAEMHDYVLKNWKIVKVATTKAQRKLFFNLRSSKDKIGWLSSEDIKQLVEELGVKEETVIEMEKRMCQGDASLDLPYTDDEGGQSNQQSLYLEDKSSDIEHQIVQQDYYDNFKAIVKDVISGFDTRTKDIIMSRYLLDTKATLQDLAAKYNISAERVRQIEEEALIKLRKAIKNRS
- the aroA gene encoding 3-phosphoshikimate 1-carboxyvinyltransferase encodes the protein MKDFIPKVKSKIKPSVYLDGSKSISNRSLIIAAMAQGQTTFTNLPNSADVLSCVGALKELGCQLEHSQESKALVIQGCSGKFVNSNAKIFCNESGTLTRFIIPMLAVQATGQYYVYAKQRMMDRPLADQLIPLKKLGMSAFYHQKEHAMPLTIEAKLLNGGNIEVDGAKSSQFASGLLMAAPFMTNGLQLNSVTDHKQPYLEMTAKVMAEFGINVNINGSIYSVNNSSYVSPDKYVVEPDVSTASYFWAFAAITGSAIKVMNVTQKSKQGDIKFLEVLEKIGCQVNYFDDGIEVVGTDSLSGIEVNMRNFSDTFMTLAAIACFANSDTHISGLSHTRGQESDRVDAIAEGLTKLGIYVETTQNSILISPARSKFKPAEVDSHNDHRIAMSLALLGLKYDGVVINNAGAVSKTCPNYFDRMRSLVGS
- the rnhA gene encoding ribonuclease HI; its protein translation is MGIFTKKNNVIAYTDGACKGNPGMGGWGAILSYNGVDKEIYGAEKDTTNNRMELMAAIKTLQALKRKCDITIYTDSKYLQNGINQWLANWKANDWKTAAKKEVKNKYLWQELDSLTVKHNVTWSWVKGHSGNQGNEKADELANKAIAELTGK
- the ansA gene encoding asparaginase, which translates into the protein MNNYSNKKILVLYTGGTIGMISTEQGYDVELGYLTKTIAGIRDFYHYDMLEFEIKEYSDLIDSSNIDPKRWISLAQDILSNYASYDGFVILHGTDTLAYTASVLSFILGEIDKPVIVTGSQIPISKIRSDAISNILNSLIFACNDDIKEVCVYFNQKLMRGNRTTKVSATDFDAFGSPNYPTLAKVGIDIVVKHKRLWQRQKSFNIPKLDTFTIPKVAILQVYPGMNSDMLSAIVEQPLQGLILKTYGSGNIMNDPEIYATLKKASNKGVVIVNCTQCLYGGVKMATYKVARGLIDVGVISGYDMTDEAACAKLFYLLGQSNISLQEIKGAFDTSLHGEVTLL
- a CDS encoding carbonic anhydrase, with amino-acid sequence MSNISELIKGNRAWAEQIKKTNPEFFETLSKGQSPEYFWIGCSDSRVPANQVCGLVSGDVFVHRNVANVVSLTDLNCLSVLQYAVEVLKVKKIIVCGHYACGGVETVVKDKSYGLIDNWLTSIHEVKEQSKEFIEEALACYKGNEEEYMKKKVDMMCELNAIHQALNLCKTTVVKNAWAKGLKFTIHAAIYGVSDGKLFEIGGGVGSREEMDATYAEAIEAIKSRYCQTQSCSL
- a CDS encoding DUF6790 family protein encodes the protein MVTVIISICLLISPFIIAFLHSSIIYSKHHENIYANYFIVFNISPYACINSFTYLVDGDSISKFQGWIYTPAVFQIGIFELAIFLFSILALFKNREFKAACLIFFAIYTLLDALTLFSGQIYSQYIEAVFFINITTAIIAYILYKILSISFY